The Polynucleobacter sp. JS-JIR-5-A7 region GTTAGTCTGACTCACGTGATTGATGTCGCCGGACAATCTGGCAGACTTACCTTGGCGCTGCCTTATGGGGAGCTATCGGGTACAGGTCATGTTGGTGGCCAAGCGATAAATGCCTCAGCGGAAGGACTCTCAGATCCCATGATCAAAGCCTCTGTCAATCTCTATGGCGCGCCTGCACTATCCAACAGTCAGTTCAGAGACTATCAACAGAACTTAATCATTGGGGCGAGTATCGCTGCCACTATTCCCTGGGGTGAGTACAACAGCAATCAGATGATTAATGTTGGTGCCAATCGCTCCCTGATTCAGCCAGCCATGGGACTTTCCCAAGCACTAGGACCTTGGAGGCTAGAGTTAGCTAGCATGGCAACCATTTACACCAGCAATACTAATTATTTAGGTAATAACACCCTTTCACAAAGCCCAATCTACTCTGGTGAAACCCATGTGATTTATTACTTCCCCAATACGGCATGGGTCTCTGCTGATGCCACCTATTTCACTGGCGGTCAAACTTATGTCAATGGGATTCCCGTTAACGGTACACAAGAAAATTGGCGCTTTGGTAGCACCCTCTCCTATCCAATTGATAAGCAAAACTCAATTCGACTCACTGGTAGCAAGGGAGTCTACTCACGCACTGATACGAGCTACAACGCTGTTGGTGTCTCCTGGCAATACCGTTGGGGCGGCAACCCCTAGGCCATATGCGGCCAAATAGCTACAATGAGCAAAACAGCCTTTTAATTATCAACCTTTGAGACAAGCATGAGCTCTAAACCAAAAGACAACAAAACACCATCGGAAACAGGACTGCGCAAAGGTCTAACGAGTTATGGCGATAAAGGCTTCTCATTATTTTTACGCAAAGCATTTATTAAAGGGGCTGGTTACACCAATAGCGCTTTAGATCGACCAGTCATTGGCATCATTAATACCGGTAGCGCCTACAACCCCTGCCACGGCAATATGCCGCAATTACTCGAGGCCGTAAAACGTGGTGTGATGTTGGCTGGTGGTTTGCCCATGGAATTTCCGACGATATCCATTCACGAAAGTTTTGCGGCTCCAACCAGTATGTATCTACGTAACTTAATGTCGATGGATACCGAGGAGATGCTGCGAGCACAACCGATGGATGCCGTTGTGATGATTGGCGGCTGCGATAAAACTGTTCCCGCCCAAATGATGGGCGCAGCTTCAGCAGGTTTACCTGCTATTCAACTGATTACTGGGTCTATGCTCACGGGCTCTCATCGGAGTGAACGGGTTGGCGCTTGCACTGACTGTCGCCGCTACTGGGGTAAATTCCGCGCCGGCGAGATTGATGAAGTTGAAAAAGATGAAGTGAACGATCAACTGGTCGCCAGCGTCGGCACTTGTTCTGTGATGGGTACCGCTAGCACCATGGCGTGTATCTCCGAAGCACTTGGCATGACAGTGCCTGGGGGTGCCACACCTCCTGCTGTGACTGCAGACCGTATTCGGGTTGCTGAAGAAACTGGTGCCTGCGCAGTACAGATGGCCAAAGATGGTTTAACGATTGATCAGATTTTGACAGCGGATGCCTTTGAAAATGCGATGCGGGTATTGCTGGCGATTGGTGGCTCTACGAATGGCATTGTTCATTTAGCAGCTATTGCTGGACGCATGGGTCTAGAAATTGATCTTGATGCGCTCGACAAAATGGGTAATGAGACCCCGGTCTTGGTT contains the following coding sequences:
- a CDS encoding transporter; this translates as MNFVTGGIAQAKSGSYTLHTQAVSLTHVIDVAGQSGRLTLALPYGELSGTGHVGGQAINASAEGLSDPMIKASVNLYGAPALSNSQFRDYQQNLIIGASIAATIPWGEYNSNQMINVGANRSLIQPAMGLSQALGPWRLELASMATIYTSNTNYLGNNTLSQSPIYSGETHVIYYFPNTAWVSADATYFTGGQTYVNGIPVNGTQENWRFGSTLSYPIDKQNSIRLTGSKGVYSRTDTSYNAVGVSWQYRWGGNP
- a CDS encoding IlvD/Edd family dehydratase, whose translation is MSSKPKDNKTPSETGLRKGLTSYGDKGFSLFLRKAFIKGAGYTNSALDRPVIGIINTGSAYNPCHGNMPQLLEAVKRGVMLAGGLPMEFPTISIHESFAAPTSMYLRNLMSMDTEEMLRAQPMDAVVMIGGCDKTVPAQMMGAASAGLPAIQLITGSMLTGSHRSERVGACTDCRRYWGKFRAGEIDEVEKDEVNDQLVASVGTCSVMGTASTMACISEALGMTVPGGATPPAVTADRIRVAEETGACAVQMAKDGLTIDQILTADAFENAMRVLLAIGGSTNGIVHLAAIAGRMGLEIDLDALDKMGNETPVLVDLKPSGDHYMENFHDAGGMTTLLRELKPLLKLGTMTVTGRTLGEEIDAGPPSFKQDVVRKMSNPIYPRGSIAVLHGNLAPGGAIIKQSAADEKLMEHEGRAVVFENSEDLANRIDSPDLDVTADDIIVLKNIGPKGAPGMPEAGYIPIPMKLARAGVKDIVRISDGRMSGTAFGTIVLHVTPESAIGGPLAHVRNGDRIRLSVKNREISLLISEAELEKRVKENPVVSPTAERGYKKLFLDTVTQADKGVDFDFLRAAKMVGKTPSK